In the genome of Candidatus Neomarinimicrobiota bacterium, one region contains:
- a CDS encoding 1-deoxy-D-xylulose-5-phosphate reductoisomerase, which yields MKKISILGSTGSIGVNALNVIDNLGDEFDVSVLSANKNGQLLVDQAIKYRPDAVAIIDDEAAKYVQSELKESGVSVFKGREGLLELASQSDLDIMLNGLVGSSGMAPTLNAVKAGVDVALSNKESLVMAGDIIEQEKLKSGAKVFPVDSEHSAIWQCLAGESMDDIEQIILTGSGGPFRRRNIKTFKDVTPADALKHPNWDMGRKITIDSATMMNKGLEVIETRWLFGLGAEKIDIVVHPQSIIHSMVEFKDKSVKAQLGIPDMKVPIQYALTYPRHAPAMWESLDLVKVGSLTFEAPDLTRFPCIGLAYNALKQGGTASAILNVANEQSVYRFLDGEIGFMEIPEIIEKACDAHEWVEHPSLEELLNLESWGMNFVNLFESRYI from the coding sequence ATGAAAAAAATATCCATTCTCGGTTCTACCGGTTCTATCGGCGTCAATGCACTGAATGTGATTGATAACTTAGGTGATGAGTTTGATGTTTCTGTCCTTAGTGCAAATAAAAATGGACAACTATTAGTTGACCAAGCAATAAAATATCGTCCAGATGCAGTTGCCATTATTGACGATGAGGCAGCCAAATACGTTCAATCAGAATTAAAAGAATCGGGGGTTTCGGTTTTTAAGGGTCGTGAAGGCCTTTTAGAATTAGCCAGTCAAAGTGACTTGGATATTATGCTAAACGGATTGGTTGGATCTTCGGGCATGGCACCCACATTAAATGCTGTAAAAGCAGGTGTTGATGTGGCCCTGAGTAATAAAGAGAGTTTGGTCATGGCCGGTGATATTATTGAGCAAGAAAAATTGAAATCCGGGGCAAAAGTATTCCCAGTAGATAGTGAACATTCTGCCATTTGGCAATGTCTTGCTGGTGAATCAATGGATGATATTGAACAAATTATTTTAACGGGAAGCGGCGGCCCCTTTCGTAGGCGAAATATTAAAACATTCAAGGATGTAACGCCGGCTGATGCTTTAAAACATCCCAACTGGGATATGGGTCGCAAAATTACCATTGATTCGGCCACAATGATGAACAAAGGATTAGAAGTCATTGAAACGCGTTGGTTGTTTGGGTTGGGTGCAGAAAAAATCGATATTGTAGTTCATCCACAATCCATCATTCACTCTATGGTAGAGTTCAAGGATAAATCTGTGAAAGCGCAATTGGGTATACCGGACATGAAGGTTCCAATTCAATATGCCCTCACATATCCACGTCATGCACCGGCAATGTGGGAATCATTAGACTTGGTGAAAGTGGGCTCCCTAACTTTTGAAGCACCGGACTTAACCCGCTTCCCATGTATTGGACTAGCCTACAATGCCTTAAAGCAAGGGGGTACAGCATCAGCAATACTCAATGTTGCCAATGAACAATCTGTTTATCGTTTTTTAGATGGCGAAATTGGGTTCATGGAAATTCCTGAAATTATAGAAAAAGCATGTGACGCTCACGAATGGGTTGAGCATCCATCCTTGGAAGAATTATTAAATCTTGAAAGCTGGGGGATGAATTTTGTTAATTTATTTGAAAGCCGATATATTTAG
- the rseP gene encoding RIP metalloprotease RseP, giving the protein MTTLIATIILLGVLIFIHELGHYLAARSIGVRVERFSIGYPPRLMTFTSISDGWEFRFFFYHKNEDGKWAWGPVKSTSISRPGRKGSGTEYCFAVIPFGGYVKVAGVIDESMDATFEHKPYELMSKTKLQQIWFMSAGVIMNTLLAFIIFTGLSNYSGKPVISNEPVINELLPGMPAEISGLKSGDEIKAIEGNKILSWDDLTKEIHQRPNQQINLTYSRGDESKSISLESSFQLNPTTGDTVGVIGIYPKFEYQPVTFTEGVSMGAMATARGFGIIILSIKMLTSGQASIKELGGPIMIAQLAGETAKAGWIPFLSLMALISCNLAFLNILPIPGLDGGHIFITLIEGIIRRPLSMKMRMAIQQIGMVLLLMLMITVIVNDVGRLLGN; this is encoded by the coding sequence ATGACAACTTTAATTGCAACAATCATTTTACTCGGTGTTTTGATATTTATTCATGAACTGGGTCATTACTTAGCCGCCCGATCCATCGGCGTAAGGGTAGAGAGATTCTCTATCGGATATCCGCCGCGCCTTATGACATTTACATCAATTTCTGATGGATGGGAATTTCGCTTTTTCTTCTATCATAAAAATGAGGATGGAAAGTGGGCATGGGGTCCGGTTAAATCAACTTCAATCTCTCGCCCGGGAAGAAAAGGAAGCGGAACGGAATATTGTTTTGCTGTCATCCCCTTTGGCGGATATGTGAAAGTAGCCGGAGTGATTGATGAAAGTATGGATGCAACTTTTGAACATAAACCCTATGAGTTGATGAGTAAAACCAAACTGCAGCAAATCTGGTTTATGAGTGCTGGTGTCATCATGAATACTCTTTTGGCATTTATTATATTTACTGGGTTATCAAATTATAGTGGAAAGCCAGTTATCTCTAATGAACCAGTTATTAATGAATTGCTCCCAGGAATGCCTGCCGAAATTTCTGGATTAAAATCAGGGGATGAGATTAAAGCAATTGAAGGAAATAAGATTTTATCTTGGGATGACCTAACTAAAGAAATTCATCAAAGACCCAATCAACAAATTAATTTAACCTATTCACGTGGCGATGAATCCAAATCGATTTCGTTAGAATCCAGTTTCCAGTTGAATCCCACAACTGGCGATACAGTTGGTGTAATTGGTATTTATCCAAAATTTGAATATCAGCCCGTAACTTTTACTGAAGGTGTGAGTATGGGCGCTATGGCCACAGCTAGAGGATTTGGTATAATAATTCTTTCCATAAAAATGCTTACATCAGGGCAGGCTTCCATTAAAGAATTGGGTGGGCCGATTATGATTGCCCAATTGGCAGGTGAAACAGCTAAGGCGGGTTGGATTCCCTTTTTATCCCTAATGGCATTAATCAGTTGTAATCTTGCCTTTTTAAATATTTTGCCGATCCCGGGATTGGATGGTGGTCACATTTTTATTACTTTAATTGAAGGTATAATCCGCAGACCTCTTTCAATGAAAATGCGAATGGCAATTCAACAAATCGGAATGGTCCTTTTACTGATGTTGATGATTACAGTAATTGTAAATGATGTGGGGAGGTTATTGGGGAATTAA
- a CDS encoding DUF3108 domain-containing protein codes for MKILLFFFLILSSSWSQDIPFKVGESLKYSAEFNFIPVGYSELKVTGIEKVNGNDTYHVSFSARTKGLANQLFKIRDQIDIWMDKDQLFTHRLKKNIREGSYKKKIDVIFDYDRSVAQTGTKEVKIDFKARDPFSMFYYLRTIPLKEKEVMSFSSFEGKKIIHYNLQMTGKEIVRSPAGTFSCKVVRPFREGKNLFKNAGDMQIWLSDDEKRLPVKIHIKMKFGSMTLLLKKISNN; via the coding sequence TTGAAAATCCTTCTATTTTTCTTTTTAATTTTATCATCCTCCTGGTCTCAGGATATACCATTTAAAGTTGGGGAATCCTTAAAATATTCAGCGGAATTTAATTTCATTCCAGTTGGATACTCCGAATTAAAGGTAACCGGAATTGAAAAGGTAAACGGGAATGATACATACCATGTTTCTTTTTCTGCGCGAACCAAAGGACTCGCAAACCAACTGTTTAAAATCCGGGACCAAATTGATATTTGGATGGATAAGGATCAATTGTTTACTCATCGCTTAAAAAAAAACATCCGCGAGGGAAGTTATAAAAAGAAAATTGATGTCATTTTTGATTATGATCGATCGGTAGCACAAACAGGGACAAAAGAAGTTAAAATTGACTTTAAAGCAAGAGACCCTTTTTCTATGTTTTACTATTTACGAACAATTCCTTTGAAAGAAAAAGAGGTGATGTCCTTTTCATCTTTTGAAGGGAAAAAAATAATACACTATAATTTACAAATGACGGGGAAAGAGATTGTTCGATCTCCAGCAGGAACATTTTCCTGTAAGGTAGTTCGGCCATTCAGAGAAGGAAAAAACTTGTTCAAAAACGCCGGCGATATGCAGATATGGCTCAGTGACGATGAAAAACGCTTACCGGTAAAAATTCACATAAAAATGAAATTTGGGTCCATGACTCTGTTATTGAAAAAAATCAGTAATAATTAA
- a CDS encoding threonylcarbamoyl-AMP synthase, with the protein MNQKTTERIDTSSEHATNAAGNAILFGGVIVYPTDTLYGFGVDARNKDAIARLNKIKGRKAPISVIAPNSNTVFSWADISYEDWKMVKQYLRGSTTIILPVKNGIVHPSIMGKDGTLGIRIPAHPFGPNLCDKLGFPITTTSVNRAGKEPLNEPDTIISEFGSEIDLLIDDGNIPQSSGSTIYKLEKSKLKIIRS; encoded by the coding sequence ATGAATCAGAAAACTACAGAACGGATTGATACATCTTCTGAACATGCCACCAATGCGGCAGGGAATGCAATCCTGTTTGGAGGCGTAATAGTATACCCCACCGATACGTTATATGGGTTTGGTGTGGATGCGCGCAATAAAGACGCCATTGCTCGGCTAAACAAAATTAAAGGGCGAAAGGCGCCCATAAGCGTTATTGCGCCTAATTCAAATACTGTTTTTTCCTGGGCAGATATATCTTATGAAGATTGGAAAATGGTAAAACAATATTTACGCGGATCAACCACCATTATTTTACCGGTTAAAAATGGAATCGTTCACCCATCAATAATGGGCAAGGATGGTACCTTGGGTATTCGGATTCCCGCCCATCCCTTTGGCCCCAATCTTTGTGATAAGCTGGGATTCCCAATTACGACAACATCTGTAAACAGAGCGGGGAAAGAACCACTAAATGAACCGGATACAATTATATCTGAATTTGGTTCAGAAATCGATTTGCTGATTGACGATGGCAACATTCCGCAATCCAGCGGTTCAACAATTTATAAGCTTGAAAAATCAAAACTAAAAATTATCCGATCTTGA